Proteins co-encoded in one Pan paniscus chromosome 23, NHGRI_mPanPan1-v2.0_pri, whole genome shotgun sequence genomic window:
- the ATP5MGL gene encoding LOW QUALITY PROTEIN: putative ATP synthase subunit g 2, mitochondrial (The sequence of the model RefSeq protein was modified relative to this genomic sequence to represent the inferred CDS: deleted 1 base in 1 codon) — MAPFVRNLVEKTPALVNAAVTYLKPRLAAFWYYATVELVPPTPAEIPRAIQSLKKIVSSAQTGSFKQLTVKEALLNGLVATEVSTWFYVREIIGKRGIIG; from the exons ATGGCTCCATTTGTCCGTAACCTTGTGGAGAAGACCCCAGCACTGGTGAATGCTGCTGTGACTTACTTGAAGCCTCGATTGGCCGCATTTTGGTACTACGCCACGGTTGAGCTGGTTCCTCCCACCCCTGCTGAGATCCCTAGAGCTATTCAGAGCCTG AAAAAAATAGTCAGTAGTGCTCAGACTGGTAGCTTCAAACAGCTCACAGTTAAGGAAGCTTTGCTGAATGGTTTGGTGGCCACTGAGGTGTCGACGTGGTTTTATGTCAGAGAGATCATAGGCAAGCGTGGCATCATTGGCTAG